A genomic stretch from Chitinophaga agri includes:
- a CDS encoding TonB-dependent receptor — MPEKKSWKQLCLHAPAVRHVRKKCLHLGVLFGCLLLVGQTYAQKVSMNIRSGSLEQAFREIEKQTGQSFIYTKSQLKQAAPVTLSVKGQELDQVLKTLFNNQPFNYSRSGNFIAVRAKETQAEANAAPVNDIMVSGVVRDANGRPLPSVSVVVPGTPFGAMTNDNGEYAIPRVPASAYLLFSYVSYQPQQVAVKGRTTINAVLLEQVRALDEAVIIGYGTTTKKMNTGAVSSITAKEIGIQPVANPLAALPGRIPGVQITQQNGLPGSAAIVQIRGQGSLGYGTLPLYVIDGVPFTNFSGGQPVTDNLNSWGTSGANGGISPFSMINPDDIERMDILKDADATAIYGARGANGVILITTKKGKSGKTRFNANVYTGTGKVGRFIPMMNTEQYLDLRKEAFSNDGATPTTANAPELTVWDQNAYTDWQKLLLGGTARSTNAEAAVSGGDTKTHFMFSGGYHRETTVYDGDFNSTRLTGRLSADHTSADNRFYAAITGNYSYDKTVLPVSDITSLYNLPPNMPLYTADGKLAWSSGFNNPLALLLRKYNGNTTNFITNANLRYTIIKDLNFKVNLGYTTTQLEQVAANPASSYNPVNNPVSFAYFTNNKSQNYIVEPTLDYTRDLGEGKLNVLVGGTLQRSLSNGTYLTGNNYSSEALLKSIIGAGLVTVNYNNYFDYKYASFFGRINYDYRKKYLLNATFRRDASSRFGPDNAIANFGAIGAGWLFSQEDFIADNLDWLSFGKLRASYGTTGNDQIVNYIYLPLLSSAGTYQGQSALLRATLPNPGVKWETTQKLDIAIELGFLKDRIMLTADYYRNRSSDQLLAAALPTQSGYNSYTVNLPAVIQNSGFEIEINSTNFKTRNFSWTTSLNVTLPKNKLLSFPGIEKSFYASSYLVGEPIDLVRRYVYTGYDPQTGIPQYADQNKDGAIDFNNDRKIIHPGTPFFGGLNNTFSYRHFDFSFFLQFNHRNGATNGFSTPIGSSRSNQNTSVLDRWRHPGDVAAYPVATTTSGTPAYAAYTQYGSSTALWGDAGYLKLRSASLAYTLPSEWLKKMKASGFKVYAEAQNLFTWTKNKYIFDPETSVPGGPPGLGTGLIAMPPLRTIVFGVNCSF, encoded by the coding sequence ATGCCTGAAAAAAAGTCATGGAAACAGCTTTGTCTGCACGCGCCAGCCGTCAGACACGTTCGTAAGAAATGTTTACACCTCGGTGTCCTGTTTGGATGCCTGTTACTCGTGGGACAAACCTATGCCCAGAAAGTAAGTATGAATATCAGATCCGGCTCACTGGAACAAGCCTTCCGGGAAATTGAGAAACAAACCGGACAAAGCTTTATCTATACCAAAAGTCAGCTGAAACAGGCCGCCCCGGTCACACTCAGTGTGAAAGGCCAGGAACTCGACCAGGTATTAAAAACACTTTTCAATAACCAACCATTCAATTATTCCCGCTCGGGCAACTTCATTGCCGTACGCGCTAAAGAAACACAGGCGGAAGCCAATGCCGCTCCTGTCAACGACATTATGGTAAGTGGTGTTGTCAGAGATGCTAACGGCAGACCGCTTCCGTCTGTTTCTGTAGTCGTACCGGGTACTCCCTTCGGTGCGATGACCAACGACAACGGCGAATACGCCATTCCCCGCGTTCCCGCCAGCGCCTACCTGCTGTTCTCCTATGTATCTTACCAGCCGCAGCAGGTAGCTGTGAAAGGCAGGACCACCATCAATGCGGTGCTGCTGGAACAGGTAAGGGCCCTGGACGAAGCAGTGATCATCGGCTATGGTACCACTACCAAGAAAATGAATACGGGTGCGGTTAGCAGCATCACTGCCAAAGAGATCGGTATCCAGCCGGTAGCGAACCCGCTGGCGGCTTTGCCGGGCCGTATCCCTGGTGTACAGATCACCCAGCAGAATGGTCTGCCTGGTAGCGCGGCTATCGTACAGATCCGCGGACAAGGCTCGCTCGGTTACGGTACACTGCCGTTGTATGTAATAGACGGCGTGCCGTTCACCAACTTCAGCGGCGGACAGCCCGTTACCGACAACCTCAACTCCTGGGGTACCAGTGGTGCGAATGGTGGTATCAGCCCGTTCAGTATGATCAACCCTGATGACATCGAACGTATGGACATCCTCAAAGATGCCGACGCTACGGCCATCTACGGTGCCCGCGGCGCCAACGGTGTTATTCTGATCACTACCAAAAAAGGAAAATCCGGCAAAACAAGGTTCAATGCAAACGTATACACCGGCACGGGTAAAGTAGGCCGCTTCATACCGATGATGAACACTGAACAGTACCTCGACCTGCGTAAGGAAGCATTCAGCAATGACGGTGCTACGCCTACTACAGCCAACGCGCCTGAGCTGACCGTATGGGACCAGAACGCCTATACTGACTGGCAGAAGCTACTGCTGGGCGGTACGGCCCGCAGCACCAACGCTGAAGCCGCTGTGTCGGGTGGTGATACAAAAACACATTTCATGTTCAGCGGTGGCTATCATAGGGAAACAACGGTATATGACGGTGATTTCAACAGCACCCGTCTTACCGGTCGCCTCTCTGCCGACCATACTTCTGCTGATAACCGCTTCTACGCTGCCATTACGGGTAACTACTCCTATGATAAAACTGTCCTGCCTGTCAGTGATATCACTTCCCTGTATAACCTGCCACCTAATATGCCGCTGTACACTGCAGATGGCAAACTGGCATGGTCTTCAGGCTTTAACAACCCGCTGGCATTATTGCTGAGGAAGTACAATGGCAATACCACTAACTTCATCACCAACGCTAACCTGCGCTACACCATCATCAAAGACCTGAACTTCAAAGTAAACCTGGGTTACACTACCACCCAGCTGGAACAGGTGGCCGCAAATCCTGCGTCTTCCTACAATCCGGTGAACAACCCGGTTAGTTTCGCTTACTTCACGAACAACAAGTCACAGAACTACATCGTAGAACCTACGCTTGACTATACCCGCGATCTGGGAGAAGGCAAACTGAATGTGCTGGTAGGTGGAACATTACAAAGAAGCCTGTCCAACGGTACCTATCTTACGGGTAATAACTACAGCAGTGAAGCCTTGCTGAAATCTATCATAGGCGCCGGACTCGTAACGGTGAACTACAATAACTACTTCGATTATAAATATGCTTCTTTTTTCGGTCGTATCAATTACGACTACAGGAAAAAATACCTGCTGAATGCCACCTTCCGTCGGGATGCCTCCTCCCGGTTCGGTCCTGATAATGCGATCGCCAACTTCGGTGCGATCGGTGCAGGATGGCTATTCTCACAGGAAGACTTCATTGCTGACAACCTGGACTGGCTGAGCTTCGGTAAGCTCCGGGCTTCCTATGGTACCACCGGTAATGACCAGATCGTGAACTACATCTATCTGCCATTGCTATCGTCTGCAGGTACCTACCAGGGACAATCTGCCCTGCTACGTGCCACGCTGCCTAACCCTGGTGTAAAATGGGAAACTACCCAAAAACTGGACATCGCTATCGAACTGGGTTTCCTGAAAGACAGGATCATGCTGACGGCTGACTATTACCGCAACCGCTCCAGCGACCAGCTGTTGGCCGCCGCACTGCCTACCCAATCCGGTTACAACAGTTATACCGTGAACCTGCCGGCAGTGATCCAGAACAGTGGCTTTGAGATTGAGATCAACAGCACCAATTTCAAAACCAGGAACTTCAGCTGGACCACCTCCCTGAACGTGACCTTGCCGAAGAACAAACTCCTGTCCTTCCCGGGTATCGAGAAGTCTTTCTATGCCAGCAGCTACCTGGTAGGTGAACCGATAGACCTGGTAAGGAGATACGTATACACGGGTTATGATCCGCAGACGGGCATTCCGCAGTACGCTGACCAGAACAAGGATGGCGCCATTGACTTCAACAACGACAGAAAGATCATCCATCCGGGTACACCTTTCTTTGGTGGTTTGAACAACACCTTCAGCTACCGTCATTTTGATTTCTCCTTCTTCCTGCAGTTCAACCACAGGAACGGCGCTACTAACGGTTTCAGCACGCCTATCGGCAGCAGCCGGAGCAACCAGAACACTTCTGTGCTGGACAGATGGAGACATCCGGGTGATGTAGCAGCCTATCCTGTCGCTACCACTACTTCCGGCACGCCCGCCTATGCGGCTTACACCCAGTACGGCAGCTCCACTGCCCTGTGGGGAGATGCCGGCTACCTGAAACTGCGTTCCGCCAGCCTGGCCTATACACTACCTTCCGAATGGCTGAAGAAAATGAAAGCTTCCGGTTTCAAGGTATATGCGGAAGCACAGAACCTGTTCACCTGGACGAAGAACAAATACATCTTCGATCCTGAAACAAGCGTACCTGGCGGCCCTCCGGGCTTAGGTACCGGTCTGATCGCCATGCCGCCGCTGCGCACGATCGTCTTTGGTGTTAACTGTTCATTCTAA
- a CDS encoding FecR family protein → MTKEELLLLTEKIVSGTATDAELIQYNRLFNASGQQTAWDEHVLGDQQMIGKTIRERIQARINTAPPAARVVPAPWRKWAIAASMAVLLSTGYLYYRAVQHAVLAPQAERFQNDVPPPRSNHAVLTLSNGEQILLDSAGNGTLAMQGNVHVSLNANGQVVYKGADKTSAINTIAVPAGSQPVAIVLADGTKVWIDAASALTYPTAFTGNERTVTITGQAYFEVAASSAKPFIVKNGIDQSTIQVLGTSFNVKAFGPDKQIKTTLFDGAVAISTTNARQQLHPGEQAVVNKEGTIQVTTGADLKEVLAWKEGVFYFNGTNIPTIMAELQRYYDITVVYEANVNDEFVARIPRDVPVSQLLNLLEMTNLVHFRIEGRKVIVIK, encoded by the coding sequence ATGACCAAAGAGGAACTCTTATTGCTAACGGAAAAAATTGTATCAGGTACCGCCACTGACGCGGAACTGATCCAGTATAACCGGCTGTTTAATGCCTCGGGGCAACAAACAGCATGGGATGAGCATGTCCTTGGTGATCAGCAGATGATCGGCAAAACGATCCGGGAAAGGATCCAGGCCAGGATAAACACCGCGCCACCTGCTGCCCGTGTCGTGCCTGCCCCATGGCGTAAATGGGCCATTGCCGCCAGTATGGCGGTACTCCTGAGCACAGGCTACCTCTACTACAGGGCGGTACAGCATGCTGTACTGGCGCCACAGGCAGAAAGATTTCAGAATGACGTACCTCCACCGAGGTCCAATCATGCCGTACTTACACTGAGCAATGGCGAGCAGATCTTACTGGACAGCGCCGGCAACGGCACGCTGGCCATGCAGGGAAATGTGCACGTCAGTCTGAATGCCAACGGACAGGTAGTATATAAAGGAGCTGATAAAACAAGTGCCATCAACACGATAGCAGTACCAGCCGGTAGCCAGCCCGTGGCCATCGTGCTCGCAGATGGTACGAAAGTATGGATAGATGCGGCGTCGGCCCTGACCTATCCGACTGCATTTACAGGGAACGAAAGAACAGTGACAATAACCGGACAGGCCTATTTCGAAGTGGCAGCCAGCAGTGCAAAGCCATTTATAGTAAAGAACGGAATAGATCAGTCCACTATACAGGTACTGGGTACCAGCTTTAACGTGAAAGCCTTCGGGCCGGACAAACAAATTAAAACAACCCTGTTCGATGGAGCCGTTGCTATCTCCACCACCAATGCAAGGCAACAGCTCCATCCGGGCGAACAGGCAGTCGTCAACAAAGAGGGGACTATACAGGTCACGACTGGAGCAGATCTGAAAGAAGTACTGGCATGGAAGGAAGGCGTGTTCTATTTCAATGGAACCAATATTCCGACTATCATGGCCGAACTGCAACGCTATTATGATATAACCGTTGTATACGAGGCAAACGTAAACGATGAATTCGTCGCCAGAATTCCAAGAGACGTCCCGGTGTCTCAGCTACTGAACCTGCTCGAGATGACCAATCTCGTGCACTTCAGGATCGAAGGCCGAAAGGTTATCGTCATTAAGTAG